A genomic stretch from Malus domestica chromosome 15, GDT2T_hap1 includes:
- the LOC139191794 gene encoding uncharacterized protein has translation MRQEDEESDEEVQVRRSKQNIAAAMAAAMVCQPTEEQPQRGGSIAGRSYKPRNRAMTHANLMNNCFDPNSDRVGRPSFSPYQKVTVALRMMAYGSPTDSIDETHGMSESTCLDTLQEFCDTIVQLYKDEYLREPNQEDLNRLLRKTKDLGFPFMIGSLDCMHWDWKNCPTGWQ, from the exons atgagacaagaagatgaggagtctgatgaagaagttcaagtaaggcgCAGCAAACAAAACATagcagcagccatggctgcggccatggtgtgtcaaccaactgaggaacaacctcaacggggtggctctattgctggtcgctcttacaaaccacgaaacagagCAATGACGCatgccaatctgatgaacaactgCTTCGACCCCAACTCG GACAGAGTAGGCCGCCCTAGTTTCTCACCTTATCAGAAGGTTACTGTTGCACTCCGAATGATGGCCTATGGCTCCCCAACTGATTCGATTgatgaaacccatggtatgtctgagtctacatgccttgatactcttcaagaattttgtgacacaattgttcagctttacaaagacgagtacctccgtgagccaaatcaagaagatctgaATCGACTCCTTCGCAAAACTAAAGACCTTGGGTTTCCATtcatgatagggtcattagactgcatgcattgggattggaagaactgtcccacCGGATGGCAATGA